In one window of Macadamia integrifolia cultivar HAES 741 chromosome 2, SCU_Mint_v3, whole genome shotgun sequence DNA:
- the LOC122063994 gene encoding uncharacterized protein LOC122063994 has product MTNYCTCHFVVYLVSSYFLCSSVPQVWASGFSIAFLKKQSIATKGLAGADSGVEARGSSKSEEHKPTVTEKALLVVLEKFFERNEDPEKKLPNHIKMFDFTHKRPGCSMDDESAEKLEKMQRELSLEPEEMQQDNDVIDETFTKVMGRDRRGYVRMFGPGVTPKQVFDLEGLRAQRQGQHISELKLENSQLKEQISQQGVEMNEMKSQIAMLTQFMTSFQSSQG; this is encoded by the exons ATGACAAATTACTGTACTTGTCACTTTGTTGTGTACTTGGTGAGCTCATATTTCCTTTGCTCGTCTGTCCCACAA GTCTGGGCATCAGGTTTCTCTATtgcatttttgaaaaagcaaagcATTGCAACAAAAGGACTGGCTGGTGCTGATTCTGGTGTGGAGGCAAGAGGCAGTAGTAAAAGTGAGGAACACAAACCTACTGTAACTGAAAAAGCTTTGCTAGTTGTTTTGGAGAAGTTCTTCGAG cGTAACGAGGACCCAGAGAAAAAGCttccaaatcatatcaaaaTGTTTGACTTCACCCATAAAAGGCCTGGATGTTCCATGGATGACGAGTCTGCGGAAAAGTTG GAAAAAATGCAGCGTGAACTAAGTTTGGAACCTGAAGAAATGCAACAGGACAACGATGTTATTGATGAAACCTTCACCAAAGTAATGGGACGTGATAGACGTGGATATGTGCGCATGTTTGGGCCTGGAGTAACCCCAAAACAAGTGTTTGACTTAGAAGGACTACGTGCTCAGAGGCAAGGACAACATATCTCAGAATTAAAGTTAGAGAATAGCCAATTGAAAGAGCAGATTTCTCAACAAGGTGTGGAGATGAATGAAATGAAGTCTCAAATAGCTATGCTTACACAATTCATGACATCATTCCAATCTTCTCAAGGATAG
- the LOC122088487 gene encoding probable peroxygenase 4 produces the protein MASSSVSPFSETHSQDLSPLQKHVAFFDRNKDGLIYPWETFQGFRAIGSGIPLSIIASIFINVALSGKTHPGKFSPLFPIEMKNIHMAKHGSDSGVYDTEGRLVPAKFEEIFHKHAHTDPNALTSKELSEMLKGNRVPKDYAGRLVCYRD, from the exons ATGGCTTCCTCCTCTGTTTCACCCTTCAGTGAGACCCATAGCCAGG ACCTGAGCCCTCTTCAGAAGCATGTGGCTTTCTTCGACAGGAACAAAGACGGGCTTATCTACCCTTGGGAAACCTTCCAAG GGTTCCGTGCTATTGGCTCTGGAATTCCTTTGTCCATCATTGCTTCTATCTTCATTAATGTCGCCCTCAGTGGTAAAACTCATCCT GGAAAATTTTCTCCCCTCTTCCCAATCGAGATGAAGAACATACATATGGCCAAACATGGGAGTGATAGTGGTGTCTATGATACAGAAGGAAG GTTGGTACCAGCGAAGTTTGAGGAGATCTTTCATAAACATGCCCATACTGATCCAAATGCTTTGACATCAAAAGAGTTATCTGAAATGCTCAAGGGCAACCGGGTTCCTAAAGACTATGCGGGAAGGTTAGTTTGTTATCGTGATTAG